gccccagcaccaGCCCCAGCCCGGGGGCTTTTCCTTTTAAAGCAAATATTGTAAATAGGGAAGATGAGAAGCACGTGGGGGTTGACCTCAGCTTGGTGAGTTCAATTCTTTTACTCCTGGAGCCCAGGGTGGGTCAGGGTGGTGGTTCTCTTTAGAATCTCTAGGTTGATGTCATCCACTCAATAAATAATGTTTGAAATATACCTACATCTTCAGTCTCTAACAATATTTTCCCTTTGCTTTATTGAGTCTAAAGAAAATATGTTGTATAAGCTAGCAATGAATGTAGTAGACATTTATCATGTAGAACCATGATACTCTAAGATTCAAGAGATTTTTAAGAATTTGTGTTTGGAGGAAAACGGGTTTGAAGAATAAAAGTGAGATGTTCATGGGACTCTCCACATTTAAAAtgagtttcttttccattccctgTTCGTCTCCTTTGTACCTATCCTTATTCCTTCTATCCCACCTCAGgatgaggtggtgcatgcctgtaatcttagtgactccagagactgaggTAGGAACATTGCAAAttccaggtcagcctgggcagTTTAGCAAGCCTTggtctcaaataaaaataaaaaaggtttggggatgtctcagtgatagagagcctctgggttcaatcaccagtacaaacaacaaaagaaataGAACAATGTATAACATCTCCCCTCCTCCCTACCTCTctaggttttgatttttttttttttttttttttggctaccctaacctaattttctttttctgtaccaATTTAAAACTCCTCCCCTAATAGAATGTGGCTAttgaaaagaaaaactaatgGGGGATGAGaatggggggtgtgtgtgtgatggGAAGGTAAAGAAGATCTAAAGAAACTTAAGAAAGATGTTTAATTAAATTGAAAAAGACCTAGAGATCACCCTATCTCACTTCTCACTCAAACCCCCAAATATTTATTTGTGGAATTAAAGCAGTTTGTGCTGTTAAAGCATCACTGTTGATATAACATATCAAATATTTAAAGGGAAATTGGAGACATTCTCTgaaaatatgtttttcttttctttaaatatatttttgtagttgtagatggacataatatctttattttatttatttattttatgtggtgctaaggatcaaacccagtgcctcacacgtgctaggcattgaactacagccccaaccccaaatatatttttcaacaaataaaaaacatgaagAAGAAAAGTCACGAGGGCCTTGTTTATGAACATAAAGAAATTCTGAAACCCTGCTCTCAAAGTAACAAATTGTTACAAATCACTGTGGGAAAAATATAGTTATCCCAGGGCATACATGACTCAACTTGTCAGCTCTCCGGACGGTTCAGCCATGTCAAGGAACCCAGGTAAGATATTAGTATTAAATTATTATAATATTCcctcttaatatatttttttcttggtaTTGAGGACATGAAATTGGGCATTAAGtatattatttgaaaattaaCTGTAAGAAGACAGTGGCAAATCTGTTCATCCAAGTCTTAGGTGGCAAAAATCTAAAGCTGACTTATTTCATGGTaccaagtttctttcttttagcCCTGAATCATTGATGTGACAGTTAATTAAGATGATCCCAAATAATCAAAGTAGATCAAAGTTATCTTTTAACAAAAACTTGTCTTTAAATTTGACCTGACAATATTTGTATTGTCAAGGTAGGGATCATTCAGATTAGGTTCCGTCTGGATTTTACCAATATAAGGAAAGATAAATTGGCAATTTTGTTTTGCGGAAACATGTGATTCCTAAATGTCTGGGAATGCTGGCAAACTAAAGCCTTATGTGTTTGATTTAGTACTGGGGATGGTACCTGGGGGCACTTTAGCACTGGgctacatcctcagacctttGTTTTGAGAATTAAGGGAGAGTGTTGGAATTAAATGTATTGGGTCTTATGcttttaggtgaaaaaatatgctaGATACCTGTAAGGATTTActaacattaattttaatttcAGTTGAAAACAGATTACACGCCGCTGAGAGACTGAAattggaaaattttttttctgttccatgTTTATTATAAGTAATGTGTAGTCCTGGGATTAAACcctgggccttgcacatgctagtttAGTACTGTACCACTGAAACCATTCTCCCAGCCCAGAAAAAATGGAATTTCAAAGGCATTTTAATAGTTGTTTGCCACCACACCCAATGTGATACCTATTTTCTAGAACCAACTGGGCCTGGCATGGTAGccccacctgtaatctcagtggcgtgggaggctgagacaggaggattgggagttcaaagccagtctcagccaaagcaaggtgcaaagcaactcagtgagaccctatctctaaataaaatacaaaatagggctggggatgtggcccaatggtcaagtgcccctgagttcaatcctagtaccCAAACAAAACCTCATtgactaaaattttaaattttatctctGCGTCAATGATTTCTCAGAATGTGATATTTTTGTCACCTAATGAATACCTTCTAGAattcatactttttaaaaatattttttagatgttgatgaacctttattttattgatttatttatatgcagtgctgagaatccaacccagtgcctcacacatgctaggcaagcgctctaccactgagtcccagccccagtccctatacttcttcttatttttatttttaaaaatttctttagttgtagatggacacatatctttatttatgatgctggggatcaaacccagtgcctcacgcatgggaggcaagcgctctaccactgagctacagcccccagCCCTTGCTGTTTTTTAATCAAGAGGTAATTCATAGACCACAAAGTTCACTGTTTGGAGACGCAATAGTGACTTCTCTATGCTCAGAAGTTAAGCAGTCGTCCCCACTCCTCTAACCCTTTCCAATACGTTTTCCCACTCGCTACTCCGCAGAATCCTCAGTACTGaaggctgtcttccatctccgaaGGCATCTTGCCCCGTGGCCTTGCCACATTTACCTAAAATGCTTTCTTAATTACGGGTTCACTTCAAAAGCAAAAGTTCCTGATCCTACTCCCCTTGATTTATCGATAACAGCCGGGGTCCTAACGTTCGTGCTTATTGCATGCCGAGAACTCGGCATACTTCTTGCATTCACTGTATAGGTGAAACCCCCCTGGTGCCTGGTATTCAGGCGCGGCGGCCCCAAACAATGAAAAGCAAGGGGTCCTGAAGGAAGAGTCGCCCCCTACTTCCTTCCCACACTTTCCCTGGCCCAGGAAACACAGTTTGTCTTCATAACCGTTAGTTTATGATGCCGCTTAAGAAACGGGCCTACGACGACTGAGACCAGTGGTGCGTGCAGAAGGGCCTTTAGAAGACTCCAAAGGCCGAGGAGCGCAAGGCTGCGTAACTGGGCGGGCGGGGCGAGCGGCGCATGCGCCTCCGGCGGCTAAGGAGATCGTCTACGGAGGCTGCGCCCGTGTGCACTTCCTATTGGCTACAGCCAGCCCACGGGACATCTCCCGCCCAACTCTCCCGCCCAGCGCGCGCTTTTCCCGCCACCGAACTGCTTGGATTGAAAGTTTGGGTGGCGCAGGGCGGACCTCGTCTGGGTGGTGGAGGTCGATCAGAGGTCCCGGCAGTAaaccttagaaaaaaaaaaatccttaaatacTGCTCAGAGAAAAACTTACTGGGAAAGCCGATGACTTGAGGAGGTCCCCTTGTCTTCTTGGTGGCTTTTGTCGGAACTGTGACACAGACTGAAAATGGAAATCCATTCATTGACTGGCAAGGGGCTTGGTGAAGCCAAGATTTATCTGTTACTTTGTGGGGAATCTACTCATATAAACGGAACTAGAAAAAGAGGCATGGTTTTTGTATGGGGGAATTTAAAGCCGCTTTTTCTTGAAAGAGTTGCGGGACGGGTAGGTTGTGGGAAATCCAGAGTGACCGTCCGGATACAGCATGTAAGCTAATTTAGAAACGCTTGGAGGGAACAAAGACGAGTAAAAGCAAAGGAGGGCCCGCCCACCATCGCTGGGGGAAGAGGGGAGGCAGTGATTGTCTTGACAAAGGGCAAATATACCCTAATTAAAACTTCGCTTGGTGGCATGCACCTgggatcccagtgactggggaggccgaggcaggaagatcacaaatttaaggccGATCTCTGCAAGTTAGCGAGATTCTGTGTCAAAATTAGAAAGAGGCTGGAAATTTAGCTCAGTGGAACAGCGCCCTTGAGTTCAACCCCCAAAACCACGCCCAAAAAAAAGTAATTACTGAGAGGAAAGAGCAAAATACATAAATATCTATGTATAGTTTAAatgagatatatagatatagagttCAGTTGTTCAACTTCTTTTGAGGGTGCTTGgatatttactttcaccttttttttttttgtttgtttgtttgctcctAGGTGTACCTCCAAGGTACACATTTTTGTTGTTCATTTAGAAAACACTGCCAGGTACAGTGACCCATGCCTTAATCCCCAgcattttgggaggctgaggcaggaggatcttagtTCAAGCCAGGGGCAGCAACTTagaccccaagcaacttagccagaccctatctcaaaatttaaaaataaaaagggctggggagtagTTAAGTGgtagaatgtccctgggttcaatcttcagttccAAAAAGAAAATACTAGGACCTACTATATTTCAGTCACTAGCTAGCTACTGGGGCACTAATGGTTAACAAAAACAGCAATAACTCCTTTCCTCATGGAGCATGGTCTGGTTAAGGGGTCAGATGGTAGCCAATTACACATATAAATGTTAAATATGACATCATAAGTGCAAAGAGGTCCAGCTTTCTCCCATGGAAGTTGTACCAGTGAACGCTCACACCAGCAATTGTGAGTGTATCTCCAGGCTTCTGATAAGATTCTATGCCAAAAGCTTAAAATATACGCATGTGCATTATTCTTGCTGTTTCATAACCTTAAATGAAAGAGCTGACTTCAATACTAACTAAAAGGTAGGGCTGTCTTTAGGTAAACTTAGTAACCAGTAGTTGAGGGATGGGTAGGTGAAGGGAGGTCCGCAGTTATCATTCAACCCTAATTTAATTGATAATTATCTGTTGAGTACCTTCTGTATATAAGGCTGTATAGAGCTGGGTCATCAAGCTGTGAAATAGATCCATGTCCTACAGAGTTTTGTCATTTAGTCACTTAGATATGCACAAAATATGAGTAATCATGTTGGTTCCAGAATGCAAATATACCTCACTTTTAGCACTCACCCCTCTGTTGTGCCGTGTCCTTCCTCTCTGCCCCTTTGTCTGCCTAACTCCCCTGGTCACTGAGCTACCTAAAGCTTGTGGGTTTCCTCATTTCTCTAGTGTCCCTTTGAAACTTATCCAACTTGTATTTCATTTTCCTAATGTAGACGTTAGATTTTGTAAATCTATTTCCCAGGTGACAGTTCATTTATTAAACAAATAATTGTAATTTAATATGCTTTTGATTGGCTCAGGCAGGCCAATTGTTTTGAAATAGGAGCCATTTGTTTGAAAGAGTCTCCCCATTTGGTTCACCTTTCTTCCCTTTAGGCATCTTCTCACTTCTCATCCCTCAAAAACGTCCTCACTTTTTCTAAGGAGATTGTCTTTGCAAGTGTCAACTGATCATTAGGGTGTTATTTCAAAATGGCCTGAGGTGAGAATCTCATTAATATGCAAGTGCTTCCAGGTACTTTTGAAAATAACAATAGAAAACGGAAATAATTGGGAGTAGAGTTGCAATTTTGATCAAAAGTTCATATATTTCAGCTGCTATATAAGCTACCTGTTAGGGGTTTTGGCTGAGGTGAATTCATGCATTAAGACCCTGCCCTCCCTGCCTGCAGCCCCTGCCTAGCTGGGACCCAACTGCATCTATCTTTTCTTCTCCAGGCTATTGAATCATTTATGACTATTAGTCATCTGTTATCCTTCAAGATTCAACAGATGATCATCTTCTTGGGACATTTCCCTGACTCTGTGCCAATCTTGTTATTATAACATCTTAGGTGGTAGTGTTTGTTTTTCTCCCACTGGATCTTAGAGTCAAACCTGCAAAATCAAAGATCCTCATGTTTCACTGAAATAAAACAGGTCCAACATAAAATTGGCTTTATCTACAAAGTCATACTTATATCTACTTCAGTCCAAAttcattcccttttgttcctTGGGAATCGTATCATCCCTAACCTGTGGGTTGTGAGCAACTAGAGGACAGAAACTTTGTCCTtgaacacgtgaggcactgggtttgatgctcagcaccacataaaaataaataaagttataaaaaaatttaatttcacCTAATTttactactggaaaattttaaattacttaTGTAGgcctgggagtatagctcagtaatACTAATACTAATAGAGTGCTTGGTGAACCCAGGTCTTGGGTTGAATTgcaagcactgcaaaaaaaaaaaagcttgaattatgtttccATTGGATAGGGCCAATCTATCCCAATGCGAGCCTTTGCTTTTGataattataggtggacacaatatttattttatctttatgtggtgttgaggattgaacccagtgccttgcacttgccaggtgagtgtgcttactacttgagccacatccccagcccagcttttGATAATTATAATGGTTGGATTTCATCACTCTCGTTGTCTTGGACAGTTTTTAGTAACTAGTAGTAAATGATTTTACATAGAAAGTGGAATTATCTCTTTTGAACTCTTTCTGTCAAtgcaggtcatcctccactttctcaGTCCAAGGAGAATAGTCTTGTCCAGAATCGTCACCAGGAGGAAATGATTCAGAACTTGGTCATGCAGCTGAGATACATTGCAGATAGCATGGATTATAGGGAGGCTCAAGAGGTAAGACTTGCGGTTTCCCCAGTAAGATCCTGCCAGGTAGGAAAAACAATAGCAGTGGCTGCCACGGGCTGAGATCCCAGGAATAATCGGGACTTAGATTCATAATATCTGGATCACCAAACATTAGACCTGTACATGGTGAGCCTGAGTCAAAGTCAGCATTTGATCTCACAGTTGCTACTCCAGCGGTGGCTGGTGGCCACTGGACAGGCAGCATCAGCATCCCTTGACAACTGGTTAGATGTGCAAAATGTCAGGCTCCTGCCCACATCGCTGCAGATCAGAATCTACCTTTTACACATTCCTGCGGCAGGGGGGATTTGTTtgcacattaaaatttgagaaactGCTCCACACCCTTCAAGTAGCATGCATATTAGAATACCTGtggaattttgagaattacagatGCTTGGGCTCAACCCTTAGAAATTCTGACTTAACTGAGGGTGAGGCCTGAGCATCCAGTATTTTAAAAGCTAGCCAGGTGAGTTTAATGCAcaggttgggggtggggggagaactTGTGCTTTAGCGTAAGGTATCCTGCTTGAACCAGCCCTAGGTTTGATGTGAGCCCACCGCCACTGATATCTTAGTTTCTTCTGATTATGATAAGATCAGAAGAGGACATGGGAAATGATTACTATTCAGAATCTTGGGGAAGATGAAACTCACACCTTGTTTAGTCTGTCTTCCCAACAACCTGCAGTTGGCAGCAGATAGCCATCACACGGGGCTCCGTGACAGTAGGGGTGCCTGCCCCTCAGAGCCTGTCTTCTTGCCCTTACATTCACCTGTGCTGTGGTAATTTCTTGTTAATCACTCTAGCTGCTGCTGCAATGTCTTCAGGGAGTGCTGTACTCTGGCCAAAAAGTGGACAGTACACAGCCTTTTCCTCAGACACCCCCTGAGACAGACCATGAAGGGGAGGCCCCAATAATAATGCTATAGAAGCaagaaggaaacaaacaaacacaatcaAATGAAATATTTGATAAACTCATTTCATGCAAACAAAAGTCACTGAGTACATTCTATGCCAGGCTCAATTCTAGGCATTGGTAGCTAGTGCAGCGTGCAGGACAGAGATGAATCCTAgctcacagcactgaaaatgcagGGGCGAGGCCGTGAAGCAAATGAACAAGGGACAGGTCAGCCAGACTGGGATGTGGGCTCAAAGCAGGAGGAGGGGAGACGGAAGGATGAAGATTGGCTTTGGATGGGCCACTAGGGGGGCCTCCCTGGGGAGGTGATAGGTGAGCAGAGATTGGAGGTGAGGGAGCGAGTCACAGGCACACTTGTGGGAAAGTGTTCCAGGCAGAGGAGGAGTGAGGGCAGAGCCCCTGTGGGGAGAGTGAGCTGAGCGTGGGAGTTGGCCTCAGTTTCAGAGGTGGAGATCAGGTGCTCGGGTTTTACATTAAGTGTGAAGGAAAGTTCTGGAGAGGGAGAGCACATTTAGAGTGGAGTCCGGTTGCCATGCTGAGAGCAGGCTGTTTATAGGGCAAGAGGGGGTTCCAGAGGAACCTCCAAAGGCAGCAGTGTGTGGCAGTGGAGGTGGTGAGGGATGATCAGACTCATCGTCAGATTAAAATGGAGATGAAGAGCCCGCAGGATCAGCTGATGTATTGgatatggggtagggagggagaaagagtcaTGGATGACTTCTGTGTTTTGGGCCTGGGTGTCTGAATGGATGGTGGTACTGTTTACTGGATGGGGAGAACTGGGAAGGACAGATTAGGGAAAATAAAAGAGCTCTGTTTGAGACATGTAAGCCTGAAATTTCTATTAACAatagctgggtgtgatggcacatacctgtaatcccagagacttgggaggctgaggcaggaggatctcaaggttgaggccagcttcagcaacttagtaaaaccctatcctaaaataaaaataaaataaaataaaataaaagggggtaggaatgtagctcaataaTAGAGTATTCCTGGGCTAATTCCCcaatactagaaaaaaaataaattactattAGAAATATAAATTGAGAAGCTGTGAAATTGTGTAGAAGAACCAGGGATATTGAGACTTGAGATTAGAATTTGGATTATAGGTGTTGCTTTCTATGTGGGCTTCTTAGCCTCTTTCAAGTCCTATCTCCTAGGCTAGCTCCAGTTGGAAGAAGAACTGAATCTATGTAATAATAATGCTTATCGAGAGCTTGCTATTTGCCAGGGTCTGTGTTAAGTGTTTACCTGCCTTATTTTTTAAACTCTTTCAACTAGCAATGGCATTGGTACTATAATTATTTCTGCTTTTCAATTAAGGAAGCTGATGCTTAGAGAAGTTACACAGAGGGCGAGTTGCTGATGTAGGACTCAAAGCCACGTTGACTTGCTCCAAAACCCATACACACTCTACCATACAGGCTGCTGCTTGGTGACCACTGACTCTCAAGAGCCACCTCTCGCCATCTGATCTGATATCAGGACCCAAGAGAATGAGGCCCAGAGAGAGATGGGAATACCTCCCTGCCTCTGTACATTTTCTTCAAAAGACCCCTTTCAGAAGTCCTCACCTGAAAGCCATACCCTTCAGCTTCAGCGGACAACCTTATCAGAATACCAGGGCAGATTAACATGTATACAAGAGATATTTACATATGGACTCACCACTCAGTGAATATCCAACTATGGTGTAAAGGGTTAAATGTGCTGCTTTTAGAGCGGAAATACTGGATCCAAACCTGGCTCACActtactgtgtgaccttgggcaagttacttaactttcCTGGttctcatctgtaacaatggTGATTATAATGGTacttaccttatagagttgttgtGAAAGTTTAAATGAGATAAATTTATGTAACTCTCTTAGAGACCTACGCACAGAAAATGATCATTAGAAGTTATctatctagggctggggttgtagctcagtggtagagcgcttgcctcttaTGTGTGGGAcacacataataaaataaaatatatattttatttatataaaaataaataaataaaataaagatattgtacccatctataactaaaaatatttttttaaaaaaagttagctATCTAAAGTTAGTGGtgtatgcctgaaatcccagactcaggaggctgaggcaggaggttcaaaagtctgaggccagcctcagcaatttagcaaggccctaagcaatttagggagatcctgtctcaaaataatgaataaaaagggcaggagatatggctcagtggttaaacacccctgcatCCAATTCctggtacacatacacacacacacgcacacgcacacacacacacacgcacacacacacacacacacgtacacacatgtattttatctatctaaataagaataatttttgtttgcttttgcccTTCCTGTATTTGAGGCTGAATACTTCTGTACTTTTGTATCTTTTATTAGGCCTATTCCCGGTGTTTACCATCTCCCTCTCTGTCCTTTGCTACAGTTTCTTCTGAAGGAGAGTTTTCTTGACGACTGTACTTTATGAACTTCAGCTCAACTTGTGTACTTCATGTTTGGCTAACTCTGAGGACTCGttgttctttctgtttttgttttcggAGGAAAGAAATACAGTGGGATAAGTCACAACCATCCTCTTCCTGTTTGCCTCTGCCCAGTCCAGAGGTTACTGCTCCATGTAACCGTTTCCCATTTTCCCTCTCCTCTCCCTTTTAAGTTGCATTGTCTTAGGAGGCTTCAGCTTAGCCCCTTCAGCTCACTGAAGTGACACCGACACCCTGCCACTTCTCTTTCTTTAATTCACAGCTTTATTGAGAATAATTCACCTACCACCCAATTCACCCATTCAAAGTGTACAATTAACTGATTTTTAGTATGTTCACCCAACTGTATAATCATCAGTGCCatcaattttagaaaattttcatcACCCTAAAATGGAAATCCAAGCCCAAGTAGTCACTTTTTTCCCTCAGTGTTCCTGCTGGTCTTTCCAACCTActttctgtctttatggttttaCTTGTGTTGGATTTTTCATATAGAGGAATAACGCAAAATGGAGCTTTTTGCCTTAGACTTCTTTCTTGTGTTATACTGTTTTCTTTGAGGTTCATCTATGTTGTAACATGAATCAATGTGTCTACTGGTTATTGCTGGatagtattccattgtttatCTGTTTactagttgatggacatttgggttgtttctttttggctattatgaataatgatgctataaaatttgtaaaaaaaaaagttttgggtAGATGTGGTTATTTTGGGGGTACATACCTAAAATTGGAAGTGCTGGCTTATATGTCCATTGTTTTACTTTTGGGGaactttcagatttttttaaaaagtggcttCACTTGGCTAGGGGTGTAACTCGTGGTAGAGTGTTTTCCTAGTGTGTGAAAGGACCTGGGATCACCATTTTACTTTGTGACCCATCTGTAGTTTATGAGGTCCTAGTTTTTCCTCACTCTTTAAAACATGTGTTATTAGCTGTCTATTATGTCATtgtgggtttttaaatttttgatgctgggaattgaacccagggttgctttactaTTGAActgcatccctagtccttttttttggtgccagcgattgaactcagggacactcaaccactgagccacatccccagccctattttgtattttattagagatatagtttcactgagttgcttagcatgttgctaagttattgaggctggctcTAAActcagattctcctgcctcagcctcccgagtcgctgggattacaggcctgtgccactgtgcccggcttctTTCATTTTCTGATGGTGTTTTTTGAAGTATAGTTTTTAATGAAAttcactttttctgttttttctttaggTGCGGGTGTTTTTCATATGATTGCTAAGAAACAATGACCTAGTCCAAGGCATGAAGATTTACACTTTTCTTCTAAGAGCTTTGTAATTTTAGTTaaatttaggtctttgatccacttggaGTTCATTTTTATAAACAGTTTGAGTTAGAACTtcatcttcaatttttttttttttgtatgtaggTTTTCAGCTGTCCTGGCTCCATTTGTTGAAAGACCAGTTTTACCCTATTGATTGTCCTTGTTGAAAATCAATTGACTGCAAATGTGATGCGGTATTTCTGGACTCTCAACCCTATTCCATTCTATCCTATCCTTACATCTCCTAAAGCTTTTCTTGCATCTGGCTTTGACCTGGACCTTTAAAGTCCCCTTGCCCTCCACTACAAAACTGCATTTTAGGATACCTTTAAGTCACAGCAGGTATTCTAAATGTAGTCATTTAAAACATTTCTCCTCAAACttgctttaaaatgcaaaagcctCTGCTGCTTCAAAGCTTAGGTCAGACAACTTTAATAGAATTTCAAATCTGGCCCAGTTCCTTTCTTTCATAGATGTcatcatttatttaccttttgtgCTGTGTATAATCAAGTGGTCACATTGATTCTCTGACTGCCTTCCTGCTGTTGGTGTATTTAAAGAAAACTGTTGTTCATTTTCCTGAAACTATCGAGCAAGGAACTCTCCAGATTTCATCATTGTCTGCTAAATTGATGGTTCTTGACCTTCCACAGTT
This region of Callospermophilus lateralis isolate mCalLat2 chromosome 6, mCalLat2.hap1, whole genome shotgun sequence genomic DNA includes:
- the Pxt1 gene encoding LOW QUALITY PROTEIN: peroxisomal testis-specific protein 1 (The sequence of the model RefSeq protein was modified relative to this genomic sequence to represent the inferred CDS: deleted 1 base in 1 codon), with the translated sequence MKKKSHEGLVYEHKEILNPALKVTNCYKSLWEKYSYPRAYMTQLVSSPDGSAMSRNPGHPPLSQSKENSLVQNRHQEEMIQNLVMQLRYIADSMDYREAQEDLQQEVRDALVHFTLSVFRRIQVLLRSFWNNRLL